In Aquiflexum balticum DSM 16537, a single genomic region encodes these proteins:
- a CDS encoding M20/M25/M40 family metallo-hydrolase, which translates to MKNKKTILCLLAAFVTLSVSAQNGKKSIEANFNDRESISHFRYLASDEMKGRDPIRPEIDLAARYIAEQFWKYGAKEIPGANGYYQDIPFRISGPPTVGKVSLGNNTFTQGDNLLVLDGPSFAGNFELVVVGYGLEEDYKDKDVKGKVVVTNVGAPNRLSPADLFSSGREKIKLAQSKGAVALIEMYNVPTVPWNLVANFLNRTQLTVDNTEGKESLPYIWLRDLNNEHINVIGNGEIKNANIIVEGKINRSVTGKNVVAFIEGTDPKLKNEYVMLSAHYDHVGVGTPNAEGDSIYNGARDNAGGTVAVINAARHFAKNPPKRSILLCAWTAEEKGLLGSAYFAENPLIPLKQIIYNLNIDNGGYNDTSLVTVIGLGRTSVDPLLEKAAAEFGLKAIADPAPEQNLYDRSDNVSFARKGIPAPTYSMGFTAFDENITRHYHQPSDQVDNFDLDYVLLYWKSYVLAAENIANWNERPVWKSGDKYEAIGKELYGIK; encoded by the coding sequence ATGAAGAATAAAAAAACAATTCTTTGCCTATTGGCAGCTTTTGTTACCCTATCAGTTTCTGCTCAAAATGGCAAAAAGTCAATTGAAGCAAATTTCAATGATAGAGAGTCCATTTCCCATTTTAGGTATCTAGCATCTGATGAAATGAAGGGTAGAGATCCCATCCGTCCTGAAATAGATTTGGCAGCCAGATATATCGCTGAACAATTTTGGAAATATGGCGCAAAAGAGATCCCTGGTGCCAATGGCTATTACCAGGATATTCCATTTAGAATCTCCGGCCCTCCAACAGTGGGGAAGGTCTCTTTGGGCAACAATACATTCACTCAAGGCGACAATCTTTTGGTTCTTGATGGTCCTTCATTCGCAGGTAATTTTGAATTGGTTGTTGTTGGATATGGATTGGAGGAGGATTACAAAGATAAAGATGTGAAAGGTAAGGTAGTTGTCACCAATGTTGGAGCCCCAAACAGATTGAGCCCGGCAGACCTTTTCAGTTCTGGAAGAGAAAAAATAAAATTAGCCCAATCAAAAGGTGCTGTGGCCCTGATTGAGATGTACAATGTACCAACAGTACCTTGGAATCTAGTTGCTAATTTCCTTAACAGAACCCAGCTTACCGTTGATAATACAGAAGGAAAGGAAAGCCTACCATATATATGGTTACGAGATCTGAATAACGAACATATTAATGTTATTGGAAACGGGGAGATTAAAAATGCCAATATAATTGTTGAGGGTAAAATAAACCGAAGCGTTACAGGAAAAAATGTAGTGGCTTTTATTGAAGGAACAGACCCAAAGCTGAAAAATGAGTATGTCATGCTTTCGGCACATTATGACCATGTGGGTGTTGGCACCCCTAATGCTGAAGGAGACTCTATATATAATGGAGCCAGAGATAATGCAGGAGGAACTGTGGCAGTTATAAATGCAGCCAGGCATTTTGCCAAAAACCCTCCTAAGCGTTCCATCTTGCTTTGTGCTTGGACAGCTGAGGAAAAGGGTTTATTGGGTTCAGCCTATTTTGCTGAAAATCCATTAATTCCACTAAAGCAAATCATTTACAACCTCAATATCGATAATGGCGGATATAATGATACTTCTTTGGTAACAGTTATAGGATTGGGAAGAACCAGTGTAGATCCCCTTCTGGAAAAGGCCGCAGCAGAGTTTGGACTCAAAGCCATTGCAGACCCTGCACCGGAACAAAACCTTTATGACAGGTCTGACAATGTCAGCTTTGCCAGGAAAGGGATTCCTGCTCCTACATATAGTATGGGTTTTACCGCATTTGATGAAAATATCACCAGACATTACCATCAACCATCCGATCAAGTGGATAATTTTGATTTGGATTATGTTTTATTGTATTGGAAATCCTATGTTCTTGCTGCTGAAAATATCGCCAATTGGAATGAAAGACCTGTATGGAAAAGCGGTGATAAATACGAGGCCATTGGCAAAGAACTTTATGGAATCAAATAG
- a CDS encoding T9SS-dependent choice-of-anchor J family protein, whose protein sequence is MNNRGYISGTGYFLFLFFVFAGQFSHSQNFFGKTYQHQHDEKCGTVIFEKMQEEKLGIRGSKEYFESWMKSSLEEKRKRPQAFQRKQNEVRLIPVVVHVIHNGTSIGQGANIPLSQIEAQIRIMNEDFRRQNADRNLTSEEFLPFAADANIEFVLAKQDQRGFPTDGINRVVGPKTSYSPNDLLQVGSISFWPPEEYFNIWVLPFTSPFLGIASPPVSSLPGWSNNPWPREIDGIWVDYRYFGEGGNAVSGSKGRTATHEAGHFFGLRHIWGDGGCEVDDFVADTPLQNGSNTVCRINNPRFTCDSKDMNENYMDYTADACMNIFTLGQVERMDVVLEESPRRASLVNGRATFVPVLSPNDLGIERTLNPQNFICDLNVIPQFEILNFGSNRVTSVSMEIKNNGTLLQSRTFSIDINSGESEIVLFDPITLNPIGNNFEAEIVLVNGEMDPNPNNNTFSSTPVIQPSVVLPYTFDFNQFDQIWEIQNPDESFTWEETELTIDGSRQKALFIRNFEYEAPGEQDYLISPQFDLTDISNPQLTFNLSYGPYNAEGFGDFLLIAVSTDCGNTFDLVSAPYDKDVDFLQTSPPIADEFIPNSQSQFRREVVNLSAYAGQSNVRIAFVAVNGFGNNVYLKDIEILSEEKFLYSVVISELVTPSPIANNAHESENISMTNTGNLPISGFIFNRIRNGSSQNFIARGTDLLPGETTNISLPKSTNLGLNKLDYTLTYPSFDQNPRGVINLVRYVYLDAELDRSPWRNKFDDSSSLSPWISINPEENSEAWFIESLQTGNVGSGVIKLETTLRNNSYWLGTPIFALNKSRQASVFFDRAAGVLSPNTVLKVYASSNAGVSYTEVFRKTGAEITTVQAAEANPNNRSEYVRDFVNLTDFAGPNRTQTRLAFVIENGDENNGPIYLDNIELFLSANAEPVDPGLGNTVLYPNPANDFFNLVFNLESYENVNIQIYSSTGALVHDVNYPNTLNQTYTFTTQQFSKGLFIVKITSSTITATKKLFIN, encoded by the coding sequence ATGAATAATAGAGGTTATATTTCAGGAACTGGATATTTTCTTTTCCTGTTTTTTGTTTTTGCCGGCCAGTTTTCTCATTCCCAGAATTTTTTTGGAAAAACCTACCAACATCAGCATGATGAAAAATGTGGAACTGTCATCTTTGAAAAGATGCAGGAGGAGAAATTGGGGATCAGGGGAAGTAAAGAATATTTTGAATCCTGGATGAAAAGTAGCCTTGAGGAAAAAAGAAAACGTCCTCAGGCTTTTCAGAGAAAACAGAACGAAGTCAGGTTAATTCCGGTAGTAGTTCATGTGATTCATAATGGAACCAGCATAGGTCAGGGGGCCAATATCCCCCTATCCCAAATCGAAGCGCAAATCAGGATAATGAATGAAGATTTCCGAAGGCAGAATGCAGATAGAAATCTTACATCTGAAGAATTCCTTCCATTTGCTGCGGATGCCAATATTGAATTTGTTCTTGCCAAACAAGATCAAAGAGGTTTTCCTACAGACGGAATCAACAGAGTAGTGGGACCTAAAACCAGTTACAGCCCGAATGACCTCCTGCAGGTAGGTTCAATATCTTTTTGGCCACCGGAAGAATATTTTAATATTTGGGTTTTGCCATTTACCTCACCCTTTTTGGGAATAGCCTCCCCTCCTGTTTCAAGCTTACCGGGATGGTCAAATAATCCATGGCCTAGAGAAATAGATGGGATTTGGGTTGATTATCGATATTTTGGAGAAGGCGGAAATGCAGTTTCCGGATCAAAAGGAAGGACAGCAACCCATGAAGCCGGACATTTTTTTGGATTGAGACATATATGGGGTGACGGTGGTTGTGAAGTAGATGATTTTGTAGCCGATACCCCCCTTCAGAACGGTTCTAACACCGTATGTCGAATCAATAATCCAAGATTTACATGTGATTCAAAGGATATGAACGAGAATTACATGGATTATACAGCTGATGCATGTATGAATATTTTCACCTTAGGACAGGTAGAAAGAATGGACGTGGTATTGGAAGAAAGTCCTAGAAGGGCATCTTTGGTTAACGGAAGAGCGACTTTTGTACCTGTTTTAAGTCCCAATGACCTTGGTATAGAGAGAACCTTGAATCCTCAGAATTTCATATGTGATCTGAATGTTATTCCTCAATTTGAAATATTGAATTTTGGAAGCAATAGAGTTACTTCTGTTTCAATGGAAATAAAAAACAACGGGACTTTACTTCAATCAAGAACATTTTCTATTGATATAAATAGTGGCGAGTCTGAAATTGTTTTGTTTGACCCGATAACTTTAAATCCGATTGGAAATAATTTTGAAGCCGAAATTGTTCTGGTTAATGGTGAAATGGACCCAAATCCAAATAACAATACCTTTTCTTCGACTCCAGTTATACAGCCATCAGTAGTCTTGCCATATACATTTGATTTTAATCAGTTTGATCAAATTTGGGAAATACAAAATCCAGATGAAAGCTTTACTTGGGAAGAAACAGAATTGACGATTGATGGATCAAGACAAAAGGCTTTGTTTATACGGAATTTTGAATACGAAGCACCTGGAGAACAGGATTACCTGATTTCTCCACAATTTGATTTAACCGATATAAGTAATCCACAACTTACCTTTAACCTATCCTATGGCCCATATAATGCCGAAGGATTTGGTGACTTTTTGTTGATCGCAGTTTCGACTGATTGTGGAAACACCTTTGATTTGGTAAGTGCCCCCTATGATAAAGATGTTGATTTTCTTCAAACTTCCCCTCCGATTGCGGATGAATTTATTCCTAATTCACAATCTCAGTTTAGAAGAGAAGTTGTAAACCTGAGCGCATACGCCGGACAATCCAATGTCAGAATTGCTTTTGTTGCTGTTAACGGTTTCGGAAACAATGTTTATCTCAAGGATATTGAAATTTTAAGTGAAGAGAAATTCCTATACAGTGTTGTGATTTCGGAATTGGTTACCCCCTCTCCCATTGCCAATAATGCTCATGAAAGTGAAAATATTTCCATGACAAATACCGGTAATCTGCCCATTTCAGGTTTTATATTCAATCGAATCAGAAATGGATCCTCCCAAAATTTTATTGCAAGAGGAACTGATTTGTTACCAGGGGAAACAACAAATATTTCTTTGCCTAAATCAACTAATTTGGGATTAAATAAATTGGATTATACTTTAACTTATCCCAGTTTTGATCAAAATCCCAGAGGAGTTATTAACCTGGTCAGGTATGTTTATCTGGATGCAGAACTCGATAGATCTCCTTGGAGAAATAAGTTTGACGATTCTTCTTCACTTAGTCCATGGATAAGTATCAATCCAGAAGAAAATTCCGAAGCATGGTTTATTGAATCCCTTCAAACCGGCAATGTGGGATCCGGTGTTATAAAATTGGAGACGACTCTCAGAAACAATAGTTATTGGCTGGGAACTCCAATATTTGCATTAAACAAAAGCAGGCAGGCCAGTGTGTTTTTTGATAGGGCCGCAGGTGTTCTTAGTCCCAATACTGTATTGAAAGTTTATGCGAGTAGTAATGCCGGGGTCTCCTATACAGAAGTCTTCAGAAAAACAGGTGCCGAAATTACTACTGTTCAGGCCGCTGAAGCCAATCCTAACAACAGATCTGAATATGTTCGCGACTTTGTTAACCTAACAGATTTTGCAGGACCTAACAGAACCCAAACAAGGTTGGCATTTGTAATAGAAAATGGAGATGAGAATAATGGCCCCATATATTTGGACAATATAGAACTGTTTCTTTCAGCAAATGCAGAACCTGTGGATCCAGGTTTGGGAAATACAGTTTTATACCCAAATCCAGCAAATGATTTCTTTAACCTGGTGTTCAATCTAGAATCCTATGAGAATGTGAATATTCAGATATATTCTTCTACCGGAGCACTTGTACATGATGTGAATTATCCCAATACTTTAAACCAAACCTATACCTTTACAACCCAACAGTTTTCAAAGGGTCTGTTTATTGTAAAAATAACAAGCAGCACAATAACTGCTACAAAAAAATTATTCATCAATTAG
- a CDS encoding PASTA domain-containing protein, whose product MGNFKTSLKKITVHIALIIGIVFLLTVLFLKIYLPSYTNHGQSVTVPDLEGFEYSELQSYLSARDLNFEVTLDSGFNAELKPLTVLKQIPNPGSTVKSGRKIYVTLNSKNAPLIKMPNLVNSLLKNAQEILGNIGLIRGEIIYVPDIGINVVLEQKYRGRNIPEGFEVPKGSQIDLVVGDGLGNQILEVPNIIGLDNIDAEFLIIGSGLRMGNINYVETDTVPEGTIVKQIPPAGATVKTGEPIDLWISEINRRLND is encoded by the coding sequence ATGGGGAATTTTAAGACATCATTGAAAAAAATCACCGTACATATTGCACTGATAATAGGTATTGTGTTTTTATTAACAGTCTTATTTCTGAAAATTTATCTTCCTTCATATACAAATCATGGACAATCTGTTACTGTTCCTGACTTGGAAGGATTTGAATACAGTGAACTTCAATCGTACTTATCAGCAAGAGACTTGAATTTTGAAGTTACCTTGGATAGTGGATTCAATGCAGAGCTTAAGCCTCTCACTGTTTTAAAGCAGATCCCAAATCCCGGAAGTACAGTCAAAAGTGGCAGAAAAATTTATGTCACATTGAATTCTAAAAATGCGCCTTTAATAAAAATGCCTAACCTTGTAAACAGTCTCTTGAAAAATGCCCAGGAAATTCTCGGGAACATAGGCTTGATAAGGGGTGAGATTATTTATGTGCCCGATATAGGAATCAATGTGGTTTTGGAACAAAAATACAGAGGAAGAAATATTCCGGAAGGATTTGAGGTTCCGAAAGGCTCTCAGATTGATCTTGTCGTAGGTGATGGATTGGGTAATCAGATTCTGGAAGTTCCCAATATCATAGGTTTGGATAATATCGATGCGGAGTTTTTGATCATAGGTTCAGGACTTAGAATGGGAAATATCAATTATGTGGAAACGGATACTGTTCCTGAAGGAACAATCGTAAAACAAATTCCTCCCGCCGGAGCAACTGTCAAAACAGGTGAACCAATTGATTTGTGGATTTCCGAAATCAATAGAAGACTAAATGATTAA
- a CDS encoding NifU family protein — protein MIDKVELALDSIRPYLEADGGNVKIVEITEDMVVRLELTGTCSSCPMSTMTLKAGVEEAIKRAIPEITKVEAVNVVIA, from the coding sequence ATGATTGATAAAGTAGAATTGGCACTTGATAGTATAAGGCCGTATTTGGAAGCTGATGGCGGAAATGTAAAGATTGTTGAAATAACCGAAGACATGGTAGTAAGGTTAGAATTGACCGGAACCTGTAGTTCCTGCCCTATGTCCACCATGACCTTAAAGGCAGGAGTTGAAGAGGCCATAAAAAGAGCAATACCCGAAATCACCAAAGTTGAAGCAGTCAATGTAGTAATCGCCTAA
- a CDS encoding rhodanese-like domain-containing protein: MEDITVSELREKIENKEDFVFIDVREEWEYEEDNLGALNIPLGQLPHQLDDFMKFKNKEIVLQCRSGARSGNAKKFMETQGFNKVRNLLGGILAYRAMEEEED, translated from the coding sequence ATGGAAGATATAACTGTTTCAGAACTTAGAGAAAAAATTGAAAACAAAGAAGATTTTGTTTTCATAGATGTCCGCGAGGAATGGGAATATGAAGAAGATAACTTGGGAGCCTTAAATATTCCTTTGGGACAATTGCCCCATCAACTCGATGACTTTATGAAATTTAAAAATAAGGAAATTGTACTCCAATGTCGATCTGGTGCAAGAAGTGGAAATGCCAAGAAATTTATGGAAACCCAAGGGTTCAATAAAGTAAGAAACCTTCTTGGCGGAATTTTGGCCTACCGTGCTATGGAGGAAGAGGAAGATTAG
- a CDS encoding Mrp/NBP35 family ATP-binding protein, translating into MTLTEENILKALSRVEDPDLKKDLVTLGMIQNLEIKDREISFKVVLTTPACPLKEVIKNNCIEVLKEDFGKNIELDITMTSNVTSSRSNTPLLTNVKNIIAIASGKGGVGKSTTATNLAVALSKMGAKVGLIDADISGPSIPMMFNVEAEQPSIKQVDGKNIIIPVEQYGVKLMSIGFLTPADSAVVWRGPMASSALKQFIGDVDWGELDYLLIDLPPGTSDIHLTMVQTVPVTGVVIVTTPQKVALGDATKGLTMFRQPQINVPVLGVIENMAYFTPEELPDSKYFLFGKEGGKRLAERFDVPFLGEIPIVQSIRESGDSGFPAFFKSGITENAYTSLAESVARQIAIRNAEKNKTQIVQIN; encoded by the coding sequence ATGACATTAACAGAAGAAAATATATTAAAAGCTTTATCCAGAGTAGAAGATCCTGACCTCAAAAAAGACTTGGTCACACTTGGGATGATTCAAAATCTTGAGATCAAAGACAGGGAAATAAGCTTTAAGGTCGTTTTGACTACACCCGCATGTCCGCTGAAAGAGGTTATAAAAAACAATTGCATCGAAGTTCTGAAAGAAGATTTTGGAAAAAACATTGAGTTGGATATTACAATGACTTCCAATGTAACCAGTAGCAGGTCCAATACCCCTTTGCTTACGAATGTAAAGAATATCATTGCGATAGCTTCGGGTAAAGGAGGCGTAGGTAAATCCACAACAGCAACAAACCTAGCGGTGGCATTATCCAAAATGGGTGCAAAAGTTGGACTTATAGATGCGGATATTTCTGGCCCCTCCATTCCTATGATGTTCAATGTTGAGGCAGAGCAACCAAGTATCAAGCAGGTAGATGGTAAAAATATTATTATTCCGGTCGAACAATATGGAGTCAAATTAATGTCCATAGGTTTTTTAACTCCCGCGGATTCTGCAGTAGTCTGGAGAGGTCCAATGGCAAGTTCTGCTTTAAAACAATTTATCGGAGATGTGGATTGGGGTGAGTTGGATTACCTGTTGATTGATTTACCCCCGGGAACATCCGATATCCACTTGACCATGGTTCAAACGGTACCTGTAACAGGTGTTGTAATTGTAACTACTCCACAAAAAGTAGCCTTGGGAGATGCTACCAAGGGTTTAACCATGTTCAGGCAACCTCAAATAAATGTGCCTGTTTTAGGAGTTATTGAAAATATGGCTTACTTTACCCCGGAAGAATTGCCTGATAGTAAATATTTTTTATTTGGTAAAGAAGGCGGAAAAAGGTTAGCAGAAAGGTTTGATGTGCCTTTTTTGGGCGAAATACCAATAGTTCAAAGTATCCGCGAAAGTGGGGACAGTGGTTTTCCTGCCTTTTTTAAATCCGGCATTACTGAAAATGCGTATACCTCTTTGGCTGAATCAGTGGCAAGACAGATTGCTATCAGAAATGCGGAAAAAAATAAAACTCAAATTGTACAAATTAATTGA
- the dnaG gene encoding DNA primase — protein MINRSTTEKVKERADIEDVVNDYVPLKKKGQNLWACCPFHNESTPSFSVSPAKQIYKCFGCGKAGDPIQFVMDIEGIGFNEAIRHLAQKYGIEIEEEKQESPEAIQAYNERESLYIILNFAKDFFRNNLTTEEGRAIGLSYFKERGFNQSIIDKFDLGYALDGWDNLLKAGKQAGHSEELLLKAGLILQKEGDEKRLYDRFRGRVTFTIHNLGGKPIGFGARILTQDKKQPKYINSPETEVYHKGDTLYGIFQAKKSIREKDNCYLVEGYTDVISMHLAGIENVVASSGTSLTENQIKLIKRFTDNVTVLFDGDAAGIKASLRGIDMILEGGLNVKAVVFPQGEDPDSYSRKVGSKEFSDYLIEKAQDFIAFKIGLYADEAGKDPIKQADLIKQIVSSLSKIPDPIIRTVYVRQSASLLDIDEDIILTELNKIFIKGEKDKFFKDQRENSVETKIEDILPTKETALPDSSLIYIQEREMMRLLVTYGFEMVSEKTSACEYMLQETAELSFETPVFKKILQLYQTALSGGFMPQPDFFMSTEDQEVKKEIISMITRKYELSTLWESRHQIFTYHEADDLAKTIYDSVLHLKKRVIKKLLQEAKYKIKEAEDQKLGIESVSERLKIYMELKKFQVEIDKQLGIVVSY, from the coding sequence GTGATCAATAGAAGCACCACCGAGAAAGTCAAAGAAAGAGCAGATATAGAAGATGTAGTCAATGACTACGTGCCACTTAAAAAGAAAGGCCAAAACCTTTGGGCCTGTTGTCCTTTTCATAATGAAAGCACACCATCTTTTTCTGTTTCTCCGGCCAAACAGATTTACAAATGTTTTGGCTGTGGAAAAGCGGGAGATCCCATTCAGTTTGTTATGGATATTGAGGGCATTGGATTCAATGAAGCTATCAGACATTTGGCCCAGAAATACGGAATTGAAATTGAGGAAGAAAAGCAAGAATCCCCTGAGGCTATTCAGGCTTATAATGAGCGGGAAAGTCTATATATTATATTGAATTTTGCCAAGGATTTTTTTCGCAATAATCTCACTACTGAGGAAGGGCGTGCCATTGGTCTCAGTTATTTTAAGGAAAGAGGATTCAACCAATCCATTATTGATAAATTTGATTTGGGATATGCTCTTGACGGTTGGGATAATCTTTTGAAAGCCGGAAAACAAGCCGGACATTCCGAAGAGTTATTGCTAAAGGCCGGGTTGATTTTACAAAAAGAAGGGGATGAAAAGAGGCTTTATGATAGATTTAGGGGCAGGGTTACTTTTACAATCCATAATTTAGGTGGTAAGCCTATCGGATTCGGCGCAAGGATTTTAACCCAGGATAAAAAACAGCCAAAATATATCAATTCTCCGGAAACCGAGGTGTATCATAAAGGTGATACATTATACGGTATTTTTCAGGCAAAAAAATCAATCCGGGAAAAAGACAACTGTTATCTTGTAGAGGGATATACTGACGTAATTTCCATGCATTTGGCAGGAATAGAAAACGTGGTGGCTTCATCCGGAACTTCTCTAACTGAAAATCAGATCAAGCTCATAAAAAGGTTTACAGATAATGTGACCGTTCTCTTCGATGGAGATGCTGCAGGAATCAAAGCCTCTCTTCGTGGAATTGATATGATTTTGGAGGGTGGACTGAATGTTAAAGCTGTAGTTTTTCCTCAGGGCGAAGATCCTGACAGCTATTCCAGAAAGGTAGGCTCAAAAGAATTTTCAGATTATCTGATTGAGAAAGCGCAGGATTTTATAGCATTCAAAATTGGACTGTATGCTGATGAAGCTGGTAAAGACCCTATTAAACAAGCTGATCTTATTAAACAGATAGTCAGTAGCTTATCAAAAATTCCTGATCCTATCATCCGTACAGTTTATGTACGACAATCTGCATCTTTATTGGATATTGATGAGGATATTATTTTAACTGAGCTGAATAAGATTTTCATCAAAGGAGAAAAGGATAAATTTTTTAAGGATCAAAGAGAGAACTCTGTAGAAACAAAAATAGAGGATATTCTACCAACTAAGGAGACTGCTTTGCCGGATAGTTCACTGATTTACATTCAGGAAAGGGAAATGATGCGGCTATTAGTTACTTATGGTTTTGAAATGGTTTCTGAAAAAACATCCGCTTGTGAATATATGTTGCAAGAAACAGCTGAGTTAAGCTTTGAAACTCCGGTGTTTAAAAAGATTCTGCAACTGTACCAAACCGCATTGTCTGGTGGGTTTATGCCTCAGCCTGATTTTTTTATGAGCACTGAAGATCAAGAGGTGAAAAAAGAAATAATTTCCATGATCACACGCAAATATGAGCTTTCCACTCTCTGGGAAAGCAGGCATCAGATTTTTACCTACCATGAAGCAGATGACTTGGCCAAAACCATTTATGACAGTGTTTTACATTTAAAGAAGCGGGTGATTAAAAAGCTGTTGCAGGAAGCAAAGTATAAAATCAAAGAAGCTGAAGATCAAAAACTCGGAATCGAATCTGTCTCCGAAAGGCTGAAGATTTACATGGAATTGAAAAAATTTCAAGTTGAAATAGATAAGCAACTGGGAATAGTCGTTAGTTATTGA
- a CDS encoding T9SS type A sorting domain-containing protein: MRKLENPLLLPFWDDFSKIGLDSTKWISEGATQSNTIGNSAPSLGVLLLDGVDERGMPYSNVQFEQGFTDRITSQPIDLSNIPPIESETVYISFFWQVGGKGELPDTNDELSLQFLDPNGLWITVWEKSGGLTAEQFFFTQEIIQVEQQFHHDAFQFRFQIGGRRSGPFDSWILDYVFLNKNRNISDLNFEDRALTKLNERPLGKYTAVPLFILEKFPEDLWNNTQNEFKNLSSNFRAMEYSFQLRDKTSQNIIKAINSNTPFNPVPIAQERRSFSSNPFSEIPIPDEESDYELVSYLVTGDDFLTINENGEDIIYNEVDFRINDTVRTVLPIRDFFAYDDGSVDYSAGINQRSGMLATRYELVESAFLTGISINFTNFLQIGSVIDLMVWNDLEEEPIFVKEVFIPEKSTLNEFSFFEIDQNIPVNGTFYIGFSQFIREFLFVGLDKTFNNGEEIFYNVSGVWQQNETVEGSLMMRPHVSPTAPFESESESQLHLNVYPNPVSDKLYIEGAFENIIIIDPLGRNLSLPMEETDNGKSINFGGLQKGVYLIKTFNQKDQKSIRILVK, encoded by the coding sequence ATGAGAAAATTGGAAAACCCCCTACTTCTTCCTTTTTGGGATGATTTTTCAAAAATCGGTCTGGATTCGACTAAATGGATCAGTGAAGGGGCCACACAATCAAATACAATTGGAAATTCCGCCCCATCTTTGGGAGTTTTACTTCTTGATGGCGTAGACGAAAGAGGGATGCCTTATTCAAATGTTCAGTTTGAGCAAGGATTCACTGACAGAATTACCTCCCAACCGATAGATTTATCCAATATCCCTCCTATTGAATCAGAAACTGTTTATATCAGTTTCTTTTGGCAGGTGGGCGGAAAAGGGGAACTTCCTGATACAAATGATGAATTGAGTCTCCAATTTCTTGATCCCAATGGTCTTTGGATTACCGTTTGGGAAAAATCAGGAGGACTAACAGCCGAACAATTTTTCTTTACTCAGGAAATAATTCAAGTCGAACAACAATTCCATCATGATGCTTTTCAGTTTAGGTTTCAGATCGGCGGAAGGAGATCAGGCCCATTTGATAGTTGGATATTGGATTACGTCTTTTTGAACAAGAATAGAAATATTTCGGATTTAAACTTCGAAGACAGGGCCCTGACCAAGCTAAATGAAAGACCCCTTGGAAAATATACAGCTGTACCCTTGTTCATTCTTGAAAAGTTCCCGGAAGATCTTTGGAATAACACTCAAAATGAGTTCAAAAATTTAAGCAGCAACTTCAGGGCAATGGAATATTCATTTCAGTTGAGGGATAAAACCAGTCAGAATATCATTAAAGCAATTAATAGCAATACTCCCTTTAACCCTGTTCCGATTGCTCAGGAAAGACGGAGTTTTTCCAGTAATCCTTTTTCTGAAATACCCATTCCTGATGAAGAATCTGATTATGAACTTGTAAGTTATTTGGTAACGGGTGATGACTTCTTGACCATAAATGAAAATGGAGAAGATATCATTTACAATGAGGTAGATTTCAGAATAAACGATACTGTCAGGACTGTCTTACCTATTCGGGATTTTTTCGCCTATGATGACGGAAGCGTGGATTACTCCGCAGGAATCAATCAGCGCTCCGGTATGTTGGCAACAAGATATGAACTGGTAGAATCTGCTTTTCTCACCGGTATCAGTATTAATTTCACCAATTTTCTGCAAATTGGAAGTGTCATTGATCTAATGGTATGGAATGACCTAGAGGAAGAACCGATTTTTGTAAAAGAGGTTTTTATTCCTGAAAAAAGTACACTGAATGAGTTTTCATTTTTTGAGATAGATCAAAACATCCCTGTGAACGGCACTTTTTATATTGGGTTTTCCCAGTTTATCAGAGAATTTTTATTTGTGGGACTGGATAAGACATTCAATAATGGAGAAGAAATATTTTATAATGTTTCGGGTGTTTGGCAGCAAAACGAAACCGTTGAGGGTTCTTTGATGATGAGACCCCATGTATCGCCGACGGCTCCTTTTGAAAGTGAATCCGAATCACAATTGCATTTGAATGTTTATCCTAACCCCGTTTCTGATAAATTGTATATCGAAGGGGCCTTTGAGAATATAATTATTATTGACCCTTTGGGAAGAAATTTAAGTTTGCCTATGGAGGAAACTGATAACGGAAAAAGTATTAATTTTGGGGGCCTCCAAAAAGGAGTATACTTGATTAAAACATTCAATCAAAAAGATCAAAAATCAATTCGAATCTTAGTTAAATAA